In Prunus dulcis chromosome 1, ALMONDv2, whole genome shotgun sequence, the following are encoded in one genomic region:
- the LOC117634310 gene encoding survival of motor neuron-related-splicing factor 30: MEGEGGEELSIEELASNLSTYKDQLHQVKELLADDPVNSEYADMERELNEVIALTEELLATAKQNQSSGIDFGTSDSASPSLPQTQRNENDSGSISDYHDKFPPGTKVQAVWSEDGEWYDATIESLTPNGYFVTYEGWGNREEVDPANVRPIQEGAVNALLEAERVAEATKQAIKRKIAQAASIDFQSRSLPAKLRIEPDDPEDVKATKRKKIHSFKSKMRMEQLEVTQNKRQNAWQQFQTTKGKTKKIGFFSGRKRESIFKSPDDPFGKVGVTGSGKGLTDFQKREKHLHLKGGTAENDDEAP, encoded by the exons atggaaggagaaggaggagaagagCTAAGCATAGAAGAACTGGCCTCCAATCTTTCAACATACAAAGATCAGCTTCACCAG GTAAAGGAGCTTTTAGCTGATGATCCTGTAAACTCTGAGTATGCTGACATGGAAAGAGAGCTCAATGag GTAATTGCTCTGACAGAAGAACTACTTGCAACTGCAAAGCAAAATCAGAGTTCTGGAATAGATTTTGGGACAAGTGATAGTGCATCTCCTAGTTTACCCCAGACTCAGAGGAATGAAAAT GATTCAGGGAGCATTTCGGACTATCATGACAAGTTTCCTCCTGGTACAAAAGTTCAAGCTGTTTGGAGTGAAGATGGGGAGTG GTATGATGCTACAATCGAGTCTCTCACTCCAAATGGGTATTTTGTTACTTATGAGGGCTGGGGGAATAGAGAAGAG GTGGATCCAGCCAATGTAAGGCCAATTCAAGAAGGGGCTGTCAATGCATTGCTGGAAGCTGAAAGGGTTGCTGAGGCCACAAAACAAGCAATTAAAAGGAAGATTGCACAAGCTGCATCTATTGACTTCCAATCACGAAGCTTACCAGCAAAACTTCGCATAGAACCTGATGATCCTGAGGATGTG AAAGCTACCAAACGAAAAAAGATACATTCTTTTAAGTCGAAGATGAGGATGGAGCAACTAGAAGTTACGCAAAATAAACGTCAAAATGCTTGGCAACAGTTCCAAACAACCAAAGGCAAGACTAAGAAG ATTGGTTTCTTTTCTGGACGCAAGCGAGAGAGCATCTTCAAGTCTCCTGACGATCCTTTCGGGAAGGTTGGGGTGACTGGGAGTGGGAAGGGCTTGACAGACTTTCAGAAGAGGGAAAAGCACTTGCATCTCAAAGGCGGAACAGCTGAGAATGATGATGAGGCTCCTTAG